In Dromiciops gliroides isolate mDroGli1 chromosome 5, mDroGli1.pri, whole genome shotgun sequence, the following are encoded in one genomic region:
- the LOC122728595 gene encoding prefoldin subunit 3-like isoform X3: MAATRELVTPGDSAAGNGQRSHLGIPEAVFVEDVDAFMKQPGNESVDIVLKKLDEQYQKYKFMELNLAQKKRRLKNQIPEIRQTLHILKYMQKKKESPKPLETRFLLADNLYCKASVPPTDKVCLWLGANVMLEYDIDEAQLLLEKNHSMATSNLESLEEDLDFLRDQFTTTEVNMARVYNWDVKRRNRDEPPKAVVA, from the coding sequence ATGGCGGCTACAAGGGAACTTGTGACCCCTGGCGACTCGGCAGCGGGAAATGGGCAGCGGAGTCACCTGGGCATCCCTGAAGCAGTGTTCGTGGAAGATGTTGATGCGTTTATGAAACAGCCTGGAAATGAGTCTGTGGATATCGTACTCAAGAAATTGGACGAGCAGTATCAGAAGTACAAGTTTATGGAACTTAACCTTGCCCAGAAGAAAAGGAGGCTAAAAAATCAGATTCCTGAAATCCGACAGAcattacacattttaaaatacatgcagaagaagaaagaatccCCAAAGCCCCTGGAGACCAGATTCTTGTTGGCCGATAACCTTTACTGCAAGGCTTCTGTTCCTCCCACAGATAAAGTCTGTCTGTGGTTGGGTGCCAATGTGATGCTCGAGTATGATATCGATGAAGCCCAGTTGCTGCTGGAGAAGAACCACTCTATGGCTACCAGCAACCTGGAGTCTCTTGAAGAAGACCTGGACTTTCTGCGGGATCAGTTCACAACCACAGAAGTCAATATGGCCCGAGTATACAACTGGGATGTAAAGAGAAGAAACCGGGACGAGCCCCCCAAAGCTGTAGTGGCATAG
- the LOC122728595 gene encoding prefoldin subunit 3-like isoform X1, translating into MLTSGSRELVFTEESWMVLCLFPEQMAATRELVTPGDSAAGNGQRSHLGIPEAVFVEDVDAFMKQPGNESVDIVLKKLDEQYQKYKFMELNLAQKKRRLKNQIPEIRQTLHILKYMQKKKESPKPLETRFLLADNLYCKASVPPTDKVCLWLGANVMLEYDIDEAQLLLEKNHSMATSNLESLEEDLDFLRDQFTTTEVNMARVYNWDVKRRNRDEPPKAVVA; encoded by the exons ATGCTGACGAGTGGTTCCAGGGAACTTGTTTTTACTGAGGAGTCCTGGATGGTGCTCTGCCTTTTTCCAGAACAG ATGGCGGCTACAAGGGAACTTGTGACCCCTGGCGACTCGGCAGCGGGAAATGGGCAGCGGAGTCACCTGGGCATCCCTGAAGCAGTGTTCGTGGAAGATGTTGATGCGTTTATGAAACAGCCTGGAAATGAGTCTGTGGATATCGTACTCAAGAAATTGGACGAGCAGTATCAGAAGTACAAGTTTATGGAACTTAACCTTGCCCAGAAGAAAAGGAGGCTAAAAAATCAGATTCCTGAAATCCGACAGAcattacacattttaaaatacatgcagaagaagaaagaatccCCAAAGCCCCTGGAGACCAGATTCTTGTTGGCCGATAACCTTTACTGCAAGGCTTCTGTTCCTCCCACAGATAAAGTCTGTCTGTGGTTGGGTGCCAATGTGATGCTCGAGTATGATATCGATGAAGCCCAGTTGCTGCTGGAGAAGAACCACTCTATGGCTACCAGCAACCTGGAGTCTCTTGAAGAAGACCTGGACTTTCTGCGGGATCAGTTCACAACCACAGAAGTCAATATGGCCCGAGTATACAACTGGGATGTAAAGAGAAGAAACCGGGACGAGCCCCCCAAAGCTGTAGTGGCATAG
- the LOC122728595 gene encoding prefoldin subunit 3-like isoform X2, with protein MLKMAATRELVTPGDSAAGNGQRSHLGIPEAVFVEDVDAFMKQPGNESVDIVLKKLDEQYQKYKFMELNLAQKKRRLKNQIPEIRQTLHILKYMQKKKESPKPLETRFLLADNLYCKASVPPTDKVCLWLGANVMLEYDIDEAQLLLEKNHSMATSNLESLEEDLDFLRDQFTTTEVNMARVYNWDVKRRNRDEPPKAVVA; from the exons ATGCTCAAG ATGGCGGCTACAAGGGAACTTGTGACCCCTGGCGACTCGGCAGCGGGAAATGGGCAGCGGAGTCACCTGGGCATCCCTGAAGCAGTGTTCGTGGAAGATGTTGATGCGTTTATGAAACAGCCTGGAAATGAGTCTGTGGATATCGTACTCAAGAAATTGGACGAGCAGTATCAGAAGTACAAGTTTATGGAACTTAACCTTGCCCAGAAGAAAAGGAGGCTAAAAAATCAGATTCCTGAAATCCGACAGAcattacacattttaaaatacatgcagaagaagaaagaatccCCAAAGCCCCTGGAGACCAGATTCTTGTTGGCCGATAACCTTTACTGCAAGGCTTCTGTTCCTCCCACAGATAAAGTCTGTCTGTGGTTGGGTGCCAATGTGATGCTCGAGTATGATATCGATGAAGCCCAGTTGCTGCTGGAGAAGAACCACTCTATGGCTACCAGCAACCTGGAGTCTCTTGAAGAAGACCTGGACTTTCTGCGGGATCAGTTCACAACCACAGAAGTCAATATGGCCCGAGTATACAACTGGGATGTAAAGAGAAGAAACCGGGACGAGCCCCCCAAAGCTGTAGTGGCATAG